The Euphorbia lathyris chromosome 2, ddEupLath1.1, whole genome shotgun sequence genome includes a window with the following:
- the LOC136220856 gene encoding uncharacterized protein has protein sequence MALKWLLNSAILTQFSGGMDTVAVQKGSDVVACPNVQGQMLKDRKGEYPNGFQVPLHYPKYSKADYEKMEEWRLDLLLHQYGLSFKGTLDEKRAFAIGAFLWPHQI, from the coding sequence ATGGCCTTAAAATGGTTACTCAATTCTGCAATATTAACTCAATTTTCTGGTGGAATGGACACTGTGGCAGTGCAAAAGGGCAGTGATGTTGTAGCATGCCCTAATGTTCAAGGGCAGATGCTGAAGGACAGAAAAGGAGAGTACCCAAATGGGTTTCAGGTTCCTCTTCATTACCCTAAATATTCAAAGGCTGATTATGAGAAGATGGAGGAATGGAGACTTGACTTGCTTCTTCATCAATATGGCCTTTCTTTTAAGGGCACCCTTGATGAGAAAAGGGCTTTTGCTATTGGTGCTTTCCTTTGGCCTCACCAAATTTGA